GGGGCGAATTTTTATCATGAGTATAAAAATGCCGGTTTGAAAAAAATGCCTGTAAGTATCGCAATAGGCGGTGATCCGCTTTATATTTGGTGTGGTCAAGCTCCTTTACCTAAAGGGATTTTTGAGCTTTTACTTTATGGTTTTATCAAAAAAACTCCAGCTAAACTCACTCCTTGCGAGAATGGAATTTTTGTTCCGTATAATAGCGACATAGTGATTGAAGGTTATGTGGATTTAGAAGAATTTAAAATTGAAGGACCTTTTGGAGATCATACAGGTTTTTATACTCCTGCTGAGCTTTTTCCTGTGATGAAAGTGGAAAAAATTTATGCCAAAAAAGACGCGATTTATCAAGCAACGGTTGTGGGAAAACCTCCTTTAGAAGATAAAATTATGGGACTTGGGACTGAAAGGGTGTTTTTACCGCTTTTGCAAACCTCAGTTCCTGATTTACTTGATTATAAAATGCCTGAAAATGGAGTTTTTCATAATCTTATCTTAGCAAAAATCGATGCAAAATATCCTGCACATGCACAACAAATCATGCACGCTTTTTGGGGAGTAGGGCAAATGAGTTTTGTAAAACATGCTATTTTTGTAGATAGCAAAGCTCCAAATTTAGATGATTATAATGCGCTAATTCCTTATATTTTAAATCGTTTTAGCGTAAATAAAATTTTAATTTCTGAAGGAATTTGTGATCAATTAGATCACGCATCTCCTAATGCTTGTTTTGGAGGTAAGGCAGGGCTTGATGCTTGTGAAGAAAATGAGACAGAAGAGCTTGAAATTTTAGAGGATGAAAAATTATTAGAACTTTTTAAAAGCAAAATCGAGCTTATCAATTTAAAACAATTTTATAAAGAAAGTAAAAGTCCTATTGTTTGTATTTTACTTGATAAAAAAGAAAGAATTTTAGGACTTTTTGAAAAATTGCTTGATTTTAAAAAACATTTTAGAATTCTAGTCTTTTTAGATGCAAACAACAAGCTTGAAAATCCTTATATGCTTGTATGGCGCGTGGTTAATAATATCGATGCAAAAAGAGATATTTTTATCAAGCAAGATAAGCTTTGTATTGATGCGACAGCAAAAAGTAGGCTTGAGAATTATGAAAGAGTTTGGCCTAAACAAACTGATTGCACTAAGAGTGTGATTGAAGATTTGATTTTGAGAAATATTTTAGAAAAAAATTCAGAACTTTTTGAAAAATTTGAGATTTTTTAATTTTTTGGAACATTTTTTGTTTTTTGTTAAAAAGATTGTTTATTTTTTTTAAAAATATCCGATTTGAAGACTAGGCAATAGTAAATCAATTTTAAAAAGGATTTTAAAATGAAGGTAAATAGTCAAATTGATAATAGCTTTTTTGCTAATAATTCAACTTCTTTGAATCAAAAAGTAGAATTTAGTAATGTGGCACAAAATACAGAACAAGGCAATACTCAAAATGAGAGTATAAATGAGCAATTAAGCAAGTTAACAGAAAAGCTTAATCAACAAGCGGAGTCTTTAGGGACAAATATAAAATTTGGCTTTAATGATAAAATTCATTCTATGTATGTTAGCGTTACGGAAAAACATACAGGAAGATTAATAAGACAAATTCCTAGCGAAGAAGCTTTAAAATTAGCAGAGCATCTTCAAGATGTAATAGGAATGATATTCGATAAGGAGAGTTAAAATGGCATTTGGTAGTTTATCAAGTTTGGGATTTGGTTCTGGGGTATTAACACAAGATATTATTGATCAATTAAAAAAAGCAGATGAGGCAGCTCGTCTTACGCCTTATACTTCTAAAATTGAAGAAAATACTGCCAAACAAAAAGATTTAACTGAAATTATTAC
This genomic interval from Campylobacter sp. CCS1377 contains the following:
- a CDS encoding menaquinone biosynthesis decarboxylase gives rise to the protein MKEFIEILKKNDLLKVFEEPVDVDLEIAHLAYIEAKKPNGKALLFKNPVDKKLNKKYKFPVLMNTFCNELALNLAFGRDFNEVADEISKLTKMHIPTNFKAKMDFFMTLLSLKNVPPKRLKANKALYDYEILSSLEELPVLKTWEDDVGKFITMGQVYTQNLDKTQNNLGMYRLQISDKNELLMHWQIHKDGANFYHEYKNAGLKKMPVSIAIGGDPLYIWCGQAPLPKGIFELLLYGFIKKTPAKLTPCENGIFVPYNSDIVIEGYVDLEEFKIEGPFGDHTGFYTPAELFPVMKVEKIYAKKDAIYQATVVGKPPLEDKIMGLGTERVFLPLLQTSVPDLLDYKMPENGVFHNLILAKIDAKYPAHAQQIMHAFWGVGQMSFVKHAIFVDSKAPNLDDYNALIPYILNRFSVNKILISEGICDQLDHASPNACFGGKAGLDACEENETEELEILEDEKLLELFKSKIELINLKQFYKESKSPIVCILLDKKERILGLFEKLLDFKKHFRILVFLDANNKLENPYMLVWRVVNNIDAKRDIFIKQDKLCIDATAKSRLENYERVWPKQTDCTKSVIEDLILRNILEKNSELFEKFEIF
- a CDS encoding FlaG family protein, giving the protein MKVNSQIDNSFFANNSTSLNQKVEFSNVAQNTEQGNTQNESINEQLSKLTEKLNQQAESLGTNIKFGFNDKIHSMYVSVTEKHTGRLIRQIPSEEALKLAEHLQDVIGMIFDKES